A single window of Arvicanthis niloticus isolate mArvNil1 chromosome X, mArvNil1.pat.X, whole genome shotgun sequence DNA harbors:
- the LOC117695244 gene encoding melanoma-associated antigen 10-like yields the protein MAEPHNTQCCNLQDSGQAQQELANAQATLAEGDEEETTTTSHQVYGGGIPSPPQSPQRASSPCVALASIPDGPSEEASIKPSEELEDPLYLLHHAQYIKVYDLVEFLLCKYRMKAFTTKAEMLECVGRAYDEYYPLIFSEASECLKLVFGIDMVEVDASVHSYILVTALGITYDGMLTDVQGMPKTGLLIVVLGVIFMEGNCVSEEIIWEKLNNIRLCGGRDPYIHKDPRKLISEEFVQEGYLEYRQVPNSDPPTHVFLWGPRAFAETTKMKVLEFFASIAKTHPTAYPERYAEALEDEIDRVQTWIYQRMLQQV from the coding sequence ATGGCTGAGCCCCATAACACCCAGTGCTGCAACCTCCAAGACAGTGGTCAAGCCCAACAGGAGTTAGCCAATGCCCAGGCTACCTTGGctgaaggagatgaggaggaaaCAACCACCACCTCCCATCAGGTGTATGGTGGTGGAATACCAAGTCCTCCCCAGAGTCCTCAGAGAGCTTCCTCTCCCTGTGTGGCACTGGCCTCCATTCCTGATGGCCCATCTGAGGAAGCTTCCATCAAACCATCAGAAGAGCTGGAAGATCCACTATATTTGTTGCACCATGCACAGTACATAAAGGTGTATGACTTGGTGGAATTTCTGCTTTGCAAATATCGAATGAAGGCATTCACTACCAAAGCAGAAATGCTGGAGTGTGTTGGTAGAGCATATGATGAGTACTACCCTCTGATCTTTAGTGAGGCCTCTGAGTGCTTGAAGCTGGTCTTTGGCATTGATATGGTAGAAGTGGATGCCTCTGTCCACTCCTACATCCTTGTCACTGCCCTGGGGATCACCTATGATGGGATGCTGACTGATGTCCAGGGTATGCCCAAGACAGGCCTCCTCATAGTGGTACTGGGTGTCATTTTCATGGAGGGAAACTGTGTCAGTGAGGAGATTATCTGGGAAAAACTGAATAACATAAGGTTGTGTGGTGGGAGGGATCCTTACATACATAAAGACCCTAGGAAGCTCATCTCTGAGGAGTTTGTACAGGAAGGGTACCTGGAATACAGGCAGGTGCCCAATAGTGATCCTCCTACCCATGTGTTCCTCTGGGGCCCCAGGGCCTTTGCCGAAACCACCAAAATGAAAGTCTTGGAGTTTTTTGCCAGTATTGCTAAAACTCACCCCACAGCCTACCCTGAAAGGTATGCAGAGGCTTTGGAAGATGAGATAGACAGGGTCCAGACCTGGATCTATCAACGCATGCTTCAACAGGTCTGA